Proteins encoded together in one Cryptococcus tetragattii IND107 chromosome 14, whole genome shotgun sequence window:
- a CDS encoding NAD(P)H-hydrate epimerase: MTIRYISQKLAQQIDVELMSASGAFSLDQLMELAGLSCAQALAKSYPPTNHKRVMVACGPGNQGGDGLVAARHLHHFEYTPTVYLPKSSSKDLLQRLVKQCQNLNIPILKDVDAFQAELAKSDVILDAIFGFSFQPPLRKPFDQVLKALTGVSKKVPIVSVDIPSGWSVTDGPQPLWTEEDDKGGREMVETFEPEVLVSLTAPKEGVKEFKGRHWLGGRFVPDELAKKHELNIPSYEGIDQIVELPGNH, translated from the exons ATGACTATCAGATACATTAGTCAGAAACTCGCCCAGCAG ATCGATGTGGAGCTCATGTCAGCTTCTGGGGCATTCTCCCTTGATCAG TTGATGGAGCTTGCAGGCCTCTCATGTGCCCAGGCTTTGGCGAAGAGTTACCCTCCTACGAACCATAAGCGTGTGATGGTTGCTTGTGGACCTGGTAACCAG GGTGGGGACGGGCTTGTGGCGGCACGACACTTGCATCATTTTGAATATACCCCAACTGTCTACCTCcccaaatcctcttccaaagacCTCCTGCAACGTCTTGTCAAACAGTGCCAAAATCTCAATATCCCAATCCTCAAAGACGTTGACGCGTTCCAAGCTGAGCTCGCTAAATCCGACGTCATTCTCGACGCCATTTTTGGGTTTTCTTTCCAGCCGCCATTGAGGAAACCGTTTGATCAAGTGTTGAAAGCGCTCACAGGCGTATCCAAGAAGGTCCCGATCGTTTCGGTGGATATTCCGTCAGGGTGGTCAGTGACGGATGGTCCTCAGCCGCTTTGgacggaggaggatgataaggggggaagggagatggtAGAGACATTTGAGCCAGAGGTGCTTGTTAGTTTGACAGCCCCTAAAGAGGGGGTGAAAGAGTTCAAAGGGCGACACTGGCTTGGAGGGAGATTTGTGCCAGA TGAATTGGCAAAGAAGCACGAACTTAATATTCCATCTTACGAAGGGATTGATCAAATCGTCGAGCTTCCTGGTAATCATTGA
- a CDS encoding argininosuccinate synthase, with protein MVATGEKKGKVILAYSGGLDTSCILLWLIEQGYEVVAYMADVGQEEDFEAARAKAMKCGAVGFHLADLKREFVEELIYPAVQCNAIYENVYLLGTSLARPVIARGMIEAAVKEGCDYVSHGCTGKGNDQVRFELAFYGLAPNIKVIAPWRLPEFYERFDGRSALLEYAAKNGIPVTQTAAKPWSTDENLFHISYEAGILEDPNQTPPDDMWKLTVSPEKAPDAPERVHIEFAKGLPVKVTFPADGKTVTDSVDIFLTLNALARRHGVGRIDIVENRFIGVKSRGCYESPAATILRAAHMDLEGLTLDRNVRALRDQFVTTQLSQILYNGFFFSPEREFITAAIPASQKTVNGVVRLKLYKGNVVVEGRDADEGLYDAKFTSMDEMGGFEPTATSGFIEISSIRIKAWGRANIKRGQDGVSPKDVYHREN; from the exons ATGGTTGCTACTggtgaaaagaagggcaaggtcaTTCTCGCCTACTCTGGTGGTCTTG ACACTTCTTGCATTCTTTTGTGGCTTATTGAGCAAGGCTATGAGGTTGTTGCCTATATGGCTGACGTTGGTCAGGAGGAAGACTTTGAGGCTGCTCGTGCCAAGGCTATGAAGTGTGGTGCCGTCGGTTTCCACCTTGCCGACTTGAAGCGAGAGTTTGTTGAGGAGCTCATCTACC CTGCCGTTCAATGTAATGCCATCTACGAGAACGTCTACCTCCTTGGTACTTCCCTCGCCCGTCCCGTTATTGCCCGAGGCATGATTGAGGCCGCCGTCAAGGAAGGTTGCGACTATGTCTCTCATGGTTGTACCGGCAAGGGTAACGACCAGGTCCGATTCGAGCTCGCCTTTTACGGTCTCGCCCCCAACATCAAGGTCATTGCTCCTTGGCGATTGCCCGAATTCTACGAGCGATTCGACGGTCGATCCGCTTTGCTCGAATACGCCGCTAAGAACGGTATTCCCGTCACCCAGACCGCTGCCAAGCCCTGGTCTACTG ACGAgaacctcttccacatctcttACGAGGCCGGTATCCTTGAGGACCCCAACCAGACTCCCCCCGATGACATGTGGAAGCTTACCGTCTCCCCCGAGAAGGCTCCCGATGCCCCCGAGCGAGTTCACATCGAGTTCGCCAAGGGTCTCCCCGTCAAGGTTACTTTCCCTGCTGACGGCAAGACTGTGACCGACTCTGTCGACATTTTCCTTACTCTCAACGCTCTTGCCAGGAGGCACGGTGTCGGTCGAATCGACATTGTCGAGAACCGATTCATTGGTGTCAAGTCTCGAGGATGCTACGAGTCCCCCGCTGCCACCATCCTCCGTGCTGCCCACATGGACCTCGAAGGTTTGACCCTCGACCGAAACGTCCGAGCTCTCCGAGACCAATTTGTCACCACCCAACTCTCTCAGATTCTCTACAAcggtttcttcttctcccccgAGCGTGAATTCATTACTGCCGCTATCCCCGCTTCTCAAAAGACTGTCAACGGTGTCGTCCGACTCAAGCTCTACAAGGGCAACGTTGTTGTCGAGGGCCGAGATGCCGACGAGGGCTTGTACGACGCCAAGTTCACCTCTATGGACGAGATGGGTGGTTTCGAACCCACCGCTACCAGCGGTTTCATTGAGATCTCTTCTATCAGGATCAAGGCTTGGGGCAGGGCCAA CATCAAGCGAGGCCAGGACGGTGTCAGCCCC